In Pseudoalteromonas xiamenensis, the following are encoded in one genomic region:
- a CDS encoding Na(+)-translocating NADH-quinone reductase subunit C, translating into MAKKETVGRTLGVVVSLCLVCAIVVATASVQLRPLQKASKSADIQRNILLVSGYKDVTDVANTFANNIESRVINMDSGEFVDEDPSTFDFEATKYDAKRSVKLAKADDKAGIQRMTTNSPVYFARNEAGKIETIVLPIQGYGLWGIMYGFLALEADGVTVKSINFFKHSETPGLGGEIQNPKWTALWAGKALPLDVVKSGAEGNQHKVDGLSGATLTSHGVDNTVDFWTSDKAFGPFLAKVRKGELN; encoded by the coding sequence GTGGCTAAGAAAGAAACAGTTGGCAGAACGTTAGGCGTTGTTGTTAGCTTATGTTTAGTGTGTGCAATTGTTGTAGCAACAGCATCTGTGCAACTACGTCCACTACAGAAAGCAAGTAAATCTGCTGATATTCAGCGTAACATTCTACTTGTATCTGGTTATAAAGACGTTACTGATGTTGCGAACACATTTGCGAACAACATCGAGTCACGCGTCATCAACATGGATTCAGGTGAGTTTGTTGATGAAGACCCGTCGACGTTTGATTTTGAAGCCACTAAGTACGATGCTAAGCGTAGCGTTAAGCTTGCAAAAGCGGATGACAAAGCGGGCATTCAACGTATGACGACGAATTCACCGGTTTACTTTGCTCGCAACGAAGCAGGCAAAATCGAGACTATCGTGCTACCAATCCAAGGTTACGGCCTTTGGGGTATCATGTACGGTTTCTTAGCGCTTGAAGCTGATGGTGTGACGGTTAAGTCAATCAACTTCTTCAAACACTCTGAGACACCAGGTCTTGGTGGTGAGATTCAAAACCCGAAATGGACAGCGCTTTGGGCTGGAAAAGCTCTACCACTTGACGTTGTTAAGAGTGGTGCTGAAGGTAACCAGCATAAAGTTGACGGTCTATCAGGTGCGACATTGACATCTCACGGTGTTGATAACACAGTTGATTTCTGGACTAGCGACAAAGCATTTGGTCCGTTCCTTGCGAAAGTACGTAAAGGAGAGCTGAACTAA